In Acidimicrobiales bacterium, the genomic stretch CTGCGGGACGCCGAAGTCGTCGAGCACTACCAGCAATAGGCGCATAACGGGATGAAAGCACCTATTGACGCCACACAGGAACAGCGCATACTCGAAGCCGTCCCGAGCGGGCTGCTGATAGACGGGAAGTGGCGGCCGGCCGCCGGGGGGACGACGTTCGAGGTGGAGGACCCCTCGACCGGGAACCCGATCGCCGAGGTCGCCAACGCCGACTCCGCCGACGCCTTGCAGGCGCTCGCGGCTGCGCAGGCCGCCCTCCCGGAGTGGGCGGCGACGCCCCCGCGGGAGCGGGGGGAGATCCTGAGGCGGGCGTTCGAAGCCCTTACCGAGCGCGCGGACGAGCTCGCTGTGCTCATGACCCTGGAGATGGGCAAACCGGTCTCCGAGTCGAAGGCTGAGATCTCGTACGCGGCCGAGTTCTTCCGGTGGTTCTCGGAGGAGGCGGTGCGCATCGCCGGCGACTACAAGGTGGCGCCGGGTGGCGGCAGCCGGCTGCTGGTGATGCGCCAGCCGGTCGGCCCGGCGCTTCTCATCACGCCGTGGAACTTCCCCATGGCGATGGGAACCCGCAAGATCGGCCCGGCGATCGCAGCGGGTTGCACCATGGTGCTGAAGCCGGCGGCCCTCACTCCCCTGTGTTCTCTTGCGATGGCACAGATCCTGATCGACTGCGGACTGCCTGCCGGTGTGCTGAACGTGGTGACGACCACCGACGCAAACAGCACCACCGGCCCGCTCATCCGTGACCCAAGACTGCGCAAACTCTCTTTCACCGGCTCCACCGCTGTCGGCAAGAAGCTGATCGAGGCATCGTCGGAGCAGGTGCTACGCGTCTCGATGGAACTCGGCGGCAACGCACCGTTCCTCGTGTTCGCGGACGCAGACATCGAAGCAGCGGTCGACGGGGCGATGCTCGCCAAGATGCGCAACGGCGGCGAGGCGTGCACGTCCGCAAACCGCTTCTACGTGCAGCGCGACGTCGCCGACGAGTTCTCGCACCGGCTGGCCGAGCGGATGGGCGCTCTGAAGGTCGGCCGCGGGACCGACGTGGGCGTCAACGTCGGACCGCTGGTCAGCGAGAAGCAAAGGGCCAAGGTCGTCGAGCTGGTCGACGACGCACTCGCGAAGGGAGCGGTTCCCTCATGCGGGGCAGAGTTGCCGGAGGGGCCCGGGTACTTCTACCCGCCTACCGTTCTCTCGTCGGTTCCACGGGGCGCCCGGCTGCTCGACGAGGAGATATTCGGGCCCGTCGCGCCGGTGATCCCGTTCGAGTCGGAAGAGGATGCGGTCGGCGCCGCCAACTCCACGGAGTACGGCCTGGTCGCCTACGCGTACACCACCAATCTCGACCGGGCGATCCGTGTCGCAGAGGGGATCAAGGCGGGGATGGTCGGCATCAACGCCGGCGTGGTGTCCAACCCGGCTGCTCCCTTCGGCGGTGTGAAGCAGTCCGGATTCGGTCGCGAAGGTGGCCGAGAGGGGATCGAAGAGTACCTGGACGTCAAGTACGTGGCCATCAAGGCCTGAGCCCTCCTCGGAGCTCGTCGCGGAACTCGGGTGCCGCGACGTCGATGATCCGCTGGGCTCGCTCGGCGGCAGTGAGGCCGCGCAGGTCGGCGATGCCGTGTTCGGTGACGATCAGGTCCACGTCGCTCCGCGGGGTGGTCACGACCTCCGGCGCGGGCACGATCGTGGACCTGCCCCCTGCCGTCGACGGGAGGGCCACTATGGACATACCTCCCGGCGACCTCGAGGCGCCTGTGCTGAAGTCGGGGTGACCGCCGGCGCCCGCGACGATCCGGCCGCGAGCGACCTCCACGTTGGCCGAGCCGTCGAGCCCGACCTGCAATGCGGTGTTGATCGCCACGAACCGTTCGATACCGGAAATCGCCGTGAGGTCGTGGGTGTGGTCGACGTCGCGTAGTCGCAGCCCGCCGCCGGCGACCATCGCTTTCAGCGCGTCGCCACCCCAGATGTACGCGGCTTCGGCCGGATCGACCAGCCAGCCAGCGCGGTGCAGTGAGACGAGCTCGTCGGTGACGAGCCCGGAGCGAACGCGGACAGGGACCCGCAGTGAGGAGATGACGGAGGCGCCCACCACGCCGGGTCCCCACTGGATCGTCGCTCCCTCGCTAATGAGAGCCGAGACCAGTTCACCGATCCGCTGGTGCGCGGGTCCCGGATCGTTGATCGGAGGCGGATCCGGCGGGTCGGACCGATCGATCACCTCGTGCACGTCCACATCGAGCGCCGGGAAGCCCTGCGGATCCCCGCCCTTCCAGCGTTCCACGACCACCCTCTTTGCGTTCGCCACTGCGGCTATCGCGAACCCGGGGCTGTGGGCAAGACGCCACCCGCTAGCGGTCTCGTACGCCCCCACGACCGCCACGTCAGGTCGCAGCCTCCCGGCGACCAGGCCGGGGATCGCTGACAGCCGGGCGGGTACGGCTCGAACCCTGCCCGAGGCCACCGCGGCACGGGTGCCGGGGCCGGTGAGCAGGGTGGTGACCGGGACCCCGGTTGTCTCCAGCCAAGAGGGCCGGCGCACCACCCATCCGAGCACCACCTCCGCGTCGGCGACGCCCACGACGCCGGCTACGAGAGCCGGATCAGGTAGCGGCCCGTCGGGGCCGTCCGCCATGACGATGAGCGGGCGGCGCTGCAAGCCGGTCTCGCCGGTCACCATTCAGGCGCCGGCGGGTACAAGCACGGGGATGGCTTCGCTGCCTGGCGGGCGTTCGAACGCTACGCGCAGCGCCATCCCCTCCTGCAGCACGGCCGGGTCGTCGCAGAGGAGCGCCGCCCACATCCACGGTCCCTCTTTGAGCTCCGCGACGGCTACCACAGACGACGCCGGCGGTGGCAGCACGGCCCAGCTGACGAGTCTCGCTTCGCCGCTCGAGGGCTCCCACCGGAGATCCTCACTGGCGCAGAAGGAGCACTGCAGCGCCTGTGGCTTGGACGCGTGGCCGTGGGGCTCGCAGCGCCGGATCAGGTAGACGCCGGCGGCGGTGCCGTCGAAGAACTCTTCACTTGCCTCGTCGCGTGCTACAGCCGGGATGCTCACGCCGGTCCCGTCCCGAGCACGAGCGTGGCGTGATGGTCAAGGATCCCGCCGTTGCCGCTGACGAGCGCAACGTCGTGGCGTTCGACCTGGCGTTCGCCGCCCTGCCCGCGGACCTGGATGATCGCTTCGGTGAGCGGCGTGAATCCCCACATGTAGAACGAGGAGAGCTGTCCGCCGCCGGTGTTCAGCTTGAGGCGACCCCCGGGGCCGATCTGCCCGCCGGTGGACACGAACGCGCCCCCTTCCCCCTTCGCGCAGAACCCGTAGTCCTCGAGCGACACGAGGACGGTGTAGGTGTAGCAGTCGTAGATCTGCGCTACGTCGACGTCGTCGAGCTTGACGCACGCCATCGACAGTGCCTGCGGCCCGGAGAGCGCGGCGCCTGTCACGAGCCCGAATTCCTCGTCGTGCTCGAACAGCCGGCCCGGATGGCACTGTGCCCAACCGTTGACGTGGACGGGTGGTTGGCACAGATCGGCGGCTCGCGCTTCGGTCGTGACGACGACGGCGACGCCCCCGTTGGACACGAGGCAGCAGTCAAGCAGGCGGAACGGGTCCGCGATCACGCGCGAGCTCTTGTGGTCCTCGAGCGTGATGGGGTCACGCTTCGCGGCGGCGGGGTTCATGGCGGCCCACGCGCGCTGGGCTACGGCGATCGCTCCGAAATCCTCGCTGGTGGTTCCGAATCGGTTCATGTGCCGGCGCGCGGCGAGCGCGTAAAGCGTGTTCGCACCGATGGCGCCGGCGGAGATGGTCAGGCCGCTCCATCCATGGAGGGTGGGCTTAGGCGGTTCGGCAGGACGATCGGGTGCAACCGGGTTGGCGTTCCTGCGCCGCGCGCCATAGACGTCGCCGGCGGAACGCCCCGGCCGCAGCGGCGCGTCCGCAAAAACGCACACCACTACTTCGGCCATCCCCGACTGCAC encodes the following:
- a CDS encoding NAD-dependent succinate-semialdehyde dehydrogenase, with protein sequence MKAPIDATQEQRILEAVPSGLLIDGKWRPAAGGTTFEVEDPSTGNPIAEVANADSADALQALAAAQAALPEWAATPPRERGEILRRAFEALTERADELAVLMTLEMGKPVSESKAEISYAAEFFRWFSEEAVRIAGDYKVAPGGGSRLLVMRQPVGPALLITPWNFPMAMGTRKIGPAIAAGCTMVLKPAALTPLCSLAMAQILIDCGLPAGVLNVVTTTDANSTTGPLIRDPRLRKLSFTGSTAVGKKLIEASSEQVLRVSMELGGNAPFLVFADADIEAAVDGAMLAKMRNGGEACTSANRFYVQRDVADEFSHRLAERMGALKVGRGTDVGVNVGPLVSEKQRAKVVELVDDALAKGAVPSCGAELPEGPGYFYPPTVLSSVPRGARLLDEEIFGPVAPVIPFESEEDAVGAANSTEYGLVAYAYTTNLDRAIRVAEGIKAGMVGINAGVVSNPAAPFGGVKQSGFGREGGREGIEEYLDVKYVAIKA
- a CDS encoding acetyl-CoA hydrolase/transferase C-terminal domain-containing protein translates to MVTGETGLQRRPLIVMADGPDGPLPDPALVAGVVGVADAEVVLGWVVRRPSWLETTGVPVTTLLTGPGTRAAVASGRVRAVPARLSAIPGLVAGRLRPDVAVVGAYETASGWRLAHSPGFAIAAVANAKRVVVERWKGGDPQGFPALDVDVHEVIDRSDPPDPPPINDPGPAHQRIGELVSALISEGATIQWGPGVVGASVISSLRVPVRVRSGLVTDELVSLHRAGWLVDPAEAAYIWGGDALKAMVAGGGLRLRDVDHTHDLTAISGIERFVAINTALQVGLDGSANVEVARGRIVAGAGGHPDFSTGASRSPGGMSIVALPSTAGGRSTIVPAPEVVTTPRSDVDLIVTEHGIADLRGLTAAERAQRIIDVAAPEFRDELRGGLRP
- a CDS encoding OB-fold domain-containing protein; this encodes MSIPAVARDEASEEFFDGTAAGVYLIRRCEPHGHASKPQALQCSFCASEDLRWEPSSGEARLVSWAVLPPPASSVVAVAELKEGPWMWAALLCDDPAVLQEGMALRVAFERPPGSEAIPVLVPAGA